TAATCAGGGCAGGCTGGTCGCCGTAGGCCAGGGAATAGACCACCCCGGCATCTGCCGCCCGCTTCGCCAGTGCCGGACCTGCCAGGGCGTCGGCTTCGACCGTCACCATGATGATGTGCTTTCCGGTCTCGATGGCCCGCAAAGCATGGTCAATACCTACGATCGGGTTACCGGTGGCCTCGACGATCACGTCAAGAGGGGCCTCAAAGAGAGCCGCCGAGTCTCCCACGATGGCCGTCGTGCGATCCCGCAGGGCATCGGCCATGGTCTGCGCCCGTTCACCAGCCGGCCAACCGACGAGGTCAAACGCGCCGCGCGCACGCTCAACGTTGATGTCGGCGATGGCGACGACATGAACGCCAGGAATATTCCTTGCCTGGGCGAGGTACATGGTCCCAAAACGACCCGCGCCAATCACCCCGACCCGAATGGGCGATCCATCGCGTTCGCGATCCTTCAAAAGTTGATGCAGATTCACTTTAACCTCATTGCCGTTTCATTGAATTGGCGAAACCCCAGCCCCCGTCGCAGGCCCCAGCCTGCGAACCGGTCAACGACGCCCCGCGGTCAACACCAACTTGTATGGTATCGATTCCACATTTGTACCACCGTGCTGTATAGTTGTCAACGACACATCTTTCAACCGCCAATGGAACCCCCCACTACACCGACAGGAAACGGACCCCATGAAGAAAGCACCCACCATTCGTGACGTTGCCGCCGAGGCAGGGGTTTCCGTCGCCGTCGTGTCTCGCGTGCTCAATGAAGGCTCCGGTCCCGTCGCCAAGTTGACCAAGGCGAAAGTCGTCGAAGCCATCGATCGGCTCGGCTACCAGCCACGCGCCGCGGCACGTGAGCTGCAACATGGCGGAACCGCAACGATCGGCCTGATGCTGACAGATCTGGCCAACCCGTTCTTCGCCCGGCTGGCCGACCGTGTGGTGTGGGAAGCGCGGGCGCGGGGCGTCCAGGTCATCCTGCTCACGACACAGGAGGACCCGCACCTGGAAGCAGAGTCCATAGAGACCCTCATCGGCCGCTCCGTTGCCTCGGTGATCGCCACCCCCACGGGTGGAAACGTCGAGAAGTGGAAACGATTGGCCACCCGCGGCGTCAACGTCGTTTTCGTCGACCGTGAAATCGACGCATTGCCTGACGTTGACGTCGTGACGATCAGCAACACCACCTCCGCCGAGGTGGCCACCCAGCATCTCATCGATCTCGGCCATCATCGGATCGCGTTTATCTCCGGCCCCCTCAACACCTCGACCGGCCGTGACCGCGTTACAGGGTTCCGGAACGCCATGAACAAGGCAGGCCTTGAGGTCGAAAACGATCTCATCCACCTGATTCCGTTTCGGGGCGAAGCCGGAAGTGACACAGTCAGCACGCTTCTTGGTCTCCCCGTGCCCCCGACGGCCTTGATCGTGGGCAATACCGCCCAAGTACGTCCGGCACTGAGGCGCATCAAACAATCCGGGATCTTCGTTCCAGAAGACCTCAGTGTGGTTGTCTTTGATGACAATCCCTGGACGGAGCTCGTCTCACCGCCCCTGACGGCCATCCGCCAACCCATTGACATGCTGGCGCACCATT
This genomic stretch from Arthrobacter dokdonellae harbors:
- a CDS encoding LacI family DNA-binding transcriptional regulator, translated to MKKAPTIRDVAAEAGVSVAVVSRVLNEGSGPVAKLTKAKVVEAIDRLGYQPRAAARELQHGGTATIGLMLTDLANPFFARLADRVVWEARARGVQVILLTTQEDPHLEAESIETLIGRSVASVIATPTGGNVEKWKRLATRGVNVVFVDREIDALPDVDVVTISNTTSAEVATQHLIDLGHHRIAFISGPLNTSTGRDRVTGFRNAMNKAGLEVENDLIHLIPFRGEAGSDTVSTLLGLPVPPTALIVGNTAQVRPALRRIKQSGIFVPEDLSVVVFDDNPWTELVSPPLTAIRQPIDMLAHHSVEIAIGRSKRQLPEARRRIQVDADFVRRSSSAQCSASVTTI